A genomic stretch from Streptomyces sp. QL37 includes:
- a CDS encoding M48 family metallopeptidase, which translates to MTDASHESVPSRHRKRFPGISSRAYEHPADRSALVALRKLSGFDTVFKALSGLLPERSLRLLFLSDSVRVSDAQFTHLNDMLRDACYILDLKKVPPMYVNQDPQPNAMCIGLDEPIIVVTTGLVELLDEEEMRAVVGHEVGHALSGHSVYRTILLFLTNLALKVAWIPLGNVAIMAIVTALREWFRKSELSADRAGLLVGQDLRASMRGLMKIAGGNHLHEMNVDAFLAQADEYEKGGDLRDSVLKILNVLPRTHPFTTVRAAELKKWSETRDYQRIMDGHYPKRDEDKDTSVTDSFRESASHYADTVRTSKDPLMKLVGDIAGGAGDLGGKLRDKFTGAAGGGGAGKGGAPASDATDGSEGTWRRPDPEEGSGSGS; encoded by the coding sequence ATGACCGACGCCAGTCACGAGAGCGTGCCGAGCAGGCACCGCAAGCGATTCCCGGGCATCTCCTCGCGGGCCTACGAGCACCCGGCGGACCGATCGGCCCTGGTGGCCCTGCGCAAGCTGAGCGGTTTCGACACCGTGTTCAAGGCGCTGAGCGGCCTCCTGCCCGAGCGCAGTCTGCGGCTGCTCTTCCTCTCGGACTCCGTCCGGGTGAGCGACGCCCAGTTCACACATCTCAACGACATGCTGCGGGACGCGTGTTACATCCTGGACCTCAAGAAGGTCCCGCCGATGTATGTGAACCAGGACCCGCAGCCGAACGCCATGTGCATCGGCCTCGACGAGCCGATCATCGTGGTGACGACCGGGCTGGTGGAACTGCTCGACGAGGAGGAGATGCGGGCCGTCGTCGGCCACGAGGTGGGCCATGCCCTCTCCGGCCACTCGGTGTACCGCACGATATTGCTCTTCCTCACCAATCTGGCGCTCAAGGTGGCGTGGATCCCGCTCGGCAACGTCGCGATCATGGCGATCGTGACCGCGCTGCGCGAATGGTTCCGCAAGTCGGAGCTGTCCGCCGACCGCGCCGGACTGTTGGTGGGGCAGGATCTGCGTGCCTCGATGCGCGGGCTGATGAAGATCGCCGGCGGCAATCATCTGCACGAGATGAATGTGGACGCCTTCCTGGCCCAGGCCGACGAGTACGAGAAGGGCGGCGACCTCCGCGACTCCGTGCTCAAGATCCTCAACGTGCTGCCCCGGACGCATCCGTTCACCACGGTCCGCGCGGCCGAGCTGAAGAAGTGGTCGGAGACCCGCGACTACCAGCGCATCATGGACGGCCACTACCCCAAGCGCGACGAGGACAAGGACACGTCGGTGACGGACTCCTTCCGTGAGTCCGCGTCGCACTACGCCGACACGGTGCGCACCAGCAAGGACCCGCTGATGAAGCTTGTCGGCGACATCGCGGGCGGTGCGGGCGACCTCGGCGGCAAGCTCCGCGACAAGTTCACCGGAGCTGCCGGCGGGGGCGGCGCGGGCAAGGGCGGCGCTCCGGCCTCGGACGCTACGGACGGCTCCGAGGGGACCTGGCGACGCCCGGATCCTGAAGAGGGCTCCGGGTCGGGGAGCTGA